CCAGCCGCAGGTGGCGCGCGGTACGGGGCGCCCGCGCGAACCGCGCCGCCTCCTGCTGCAACTCGGTCACCGCGGGCAGTACGATCCGGCTGCGCTCCAGCACCAGTTCGCCCAGCGCGGTGGCCCGCACCCCGTGCCGGCCCCGCACGAACAGCGCGCCGCCCAGCGCCCGTTCGATCCGCTTCAGCTGTGCGCTCAGCGCGGGCTGCGCGAGACCGAGCGCCGTCGCCGCCCGGGTGAGGCTGCCGGCGTCGGCGATGGCCCGGACCGTCCTGAGATGCCGCAACTCCAGCTCCATACGGGGAGCTTGCGTCGGGGGAGGGGCGGGGGCAAGGGGTTGGTCCGGACCTGTGACGGTGCGCTCGTCTCGGTGTTCGAAAGCCGGTTCCCGTGCGCGACCCGCCTGCTCGTCGAGTCCCGGCCCACCGGAGCCTCAGAACACGGGTCCCGGTGGGGCGCACCGCAGCTCGGCCCACACCGTCTTGCGCGGGAACCGGCCTTCCGTGACTCCCCAGCGGTCGGCGAGGGCCTCCACGAGGAGCAGGCCACGGCCCGATTCCGCGTCGGGGGCGGGTGCCTGCGGGTGGGGGAGGCGCTCCCCCCGGGTGTCGGTGACCTCGATACGGAGGGTGCCGCCGACGACGTAGAGCGTGAGCCGGAAATCGCGGCCGGCGACGCGCCCGTGTGCCGCCGCGTTGGAGGCCAGTTCGGCGATGAGCTGGCGGGCCGGGTCCTGAGGCAGGCCCCAGGAGCGGAGCTGCTCGGTCGCCAGCAGGCGGGCGAGGCGGGCGCCGCGTGGCGTGGAGGAGAGCCGCACGCTGAAGTTGCGCACGGGCGTCGGCAGTTCGGCGGATTTCTGGTTCACGTCACTCAGCGTGGCGGTGCACACCTACCGTGAGAAGTGACGCGGCGCATGCGTACGGTCACTGTCCGGGGCTTGTCCACCGCTGTCGTGACTGTCGGGGCGGGGCGTACGGGTAGGGCGCCGGGGGCAGCACGGCGCGTACGACGAAGGGGCGCGGGATGACGGTCGAGACGGACGAGCCGGGGTGGGAGGTCGACCCCGACGACGAGTGGGGTGTCGCGGTCATCGCCACGGTGGGACGGCAGTTGAAGCTCCGCCGCGAGGCGGTGGGGATGCGGGCCGCCGACTTCGGAGTGGCGGTCGGGTACGGGGAGGACCTGGTCTACAAGGTCGAGGGCGGGAAGCGGATCCCCCGGCAGGAGTACCTGGACAGGGCCGACGAGGTCCTGGGCGCGGGCGGGCTGATCGCGGCGGCCTGGGAGGACGTGAAGAAGGTCCGCTACCCGAAGAAGGTGCGGGAGCTGGGGAAGCTGGAGGCGAAGGCGGTCGAGATCGGCGTGTACGAATGCAACATCATCGCGGGGTTGTTGCAGACGCCGGAGCACGCGCGGGTCCTGATGGAGGCCCGGCAGCCTCCGTACTCCCCGGACGGCCTCGAGCGCATGGTGGCCGCGCGGATGGCTCGGCAGTCGGTCTTCGAACGCGACCCGGCGCCGTCGATGCACTTCGTGCTGGAAGAGGCGCCCCTGCGGCGGCGAGTCGGACGCACAATGGTGTGGCGGCGACAACTCGAACGGCTGCTGGAGGTGGGACGGTTGCACCACGTCACGCTTCAGGTCATGCCGACGAACACCGACGCCCACCCCGGGCTGGACGGCAGGATCGAGTTGCTGAAATTCGAGGACGGCTCAGCGGTCGGACGATCCGAAGGAGCGTTCAACGGACGACCGATCACCGACCCGAAACAACTGCGCATTGTCGAACTGCGATATGGCACGATCCGAGCACAGGCGCTCTCGCCGCGGGAGTCGCTGGCCTTCATCGAACAACTGCTGGGAGAGACATGATCCGCGAGGCCGAACTGGTCTGGTTCAAGAGCAGCTACAGCGGCGGCACGGACGGCGAGTCCTGCGTCGAGATCGCGACCACCCCCGCCACCGTCCACATCCGCGACTCCAAGCACGCGGACGGCGGCCCCCGCCTGGCGCTCACCCCGAACGCGTGGACGGACTTCCTCCCGTACGCGTCGGAGGGCTGACGACCTCCTGCGTCCCCACCACCGACAGCAGCTCCAGCAGCCCCGCGCTCTCCGTCCCCACGGCCGGTGTGAACCAGAGCAACCGCTGGCGGCCGTCCTCGCTGAACAGGTTGAGGCAGTTGACCTCGACGACGCCGAGCGCGGGGTGCACGATGCGCTTGCGGTCGTCCCGCCGGAAGGCCACGTCGTGGTCGGCCCACAGCGCGGCGAACTCGGGCGACACGGCGAGCAGCGTACGGATCATCGAGCCGACCTCGGGGTCCTTCGCGGCCCGGCGCGCGGCGGCGGCCCGCAGGTCGGCGACGAAGGCACGGGACTGGCTCTCGTGGTCGGCCTCAGGGTGCAGGCGCCGGACCTCGGGCTCCGTGAACCACCGGTGCACGAAGCTGGCCCGGGGCCCCGTCAGACCGGAGTGGT
This region of Streptomyces ambofaciens ATCC 23877 genomic DNA includes:
- a CDS encoding helix-turn-helix domain-containing protein gives rise to the protein MTVETDEPGWEVDPDDEWGVAVIATVGRQLKLRREAVGMRAADFGVAVGYGEDLVYKVEGGKRIPRQEYLDRADEVLGAGGLIAAAWEDVKKVRYPKKVRELGKLEAKAVEIGVYECNIIAGLLQTPEHARVLMEARQPPYSPDGLERMVAARMARQSVFERDPAPSMHFVLEEAPLRRRVGRTMVWRRQLERLLEVGRLHHVTLQVMPTNTDAHPGLDGRIELLKFEDGSAVGRSEGAFNGRPITDPKQLRIVELRYGTIRAQALSPRESLAFIEQLLGET
- a CDS encoding DUF397 domain-containing protein produces the protein MIREAELVWFKSSYSGGTDGESCVEIATTPATVHIRDSKHADGGPRLALTPNAWTDFLPYASEG
- a CDS encoding ATP-binding protein gives rise to the protein MNQKSAELPTPVRNFSVRLSSTPRGARLARLLATEQLRSWGLPQDPARQLIAELASNAAAHGRVAGRDFRLTLYVVGGTLRIEVTDTRGERLPHPQAPAPDAESGRGLLLVEALADRWGVTEGRFPRKTVWAELRCAPPGPVF
- a CDS encoding helix-turn-helix transcriptional regulator, which encodes MDGMSAVKYAELGAFLRSRRERIRPADVGFPAGPRRRVPGLRREEVAQLAGASVDYYNELERGAGSQPSEQMVAALARALRLSADERDYLYRLADRPVPAQGGAASHVHPGMLDLLGRLTSTPAQVITDLHVTLVQNPLAVALVGDHSGLTGPRASFVHRWFTEPEVRRLHPEADHESQSRAFVADLRAAAARRAAKDPEVGSMIRTLLAVSPEFAALWADHDVAFRRDDRKRIVHPALGVVEVNCLNLFSEDGRQRLLWFTPAVGTESAGLLELLSVVGTQEVVSPPTRTGGSPSTRSG